A genomic segment from Gossypium hirsutum isolate 1008001.06 chromosome D04, Gossypium_hirsutum_v2.1, whole genome shotgun sequence encodes:
- the LOC107898951 gene encoding thioredoxin 1, with the protein MASVTESIAALSFPTTSRFRTSFSRPAMMISQPAVSSYSCRGLPEFKGLKVQSYSLFSFASTNSRYPRVSKHSGRIVCEAQETAIDIPAVTDETWQSLVLNADGPVLVEFWAPWCGPCRMIDPVIGELAQQYAGKLKCFKLNTDDSPSIASQYGIRSIPTLMIFLNGEKKDAVIGAVPKTTLSASIERFL; encoded by the exons ATGGCGTCAGTAACAGAGTCGATTGCCGCCCTCTCTTTTCCTACTACTTCACGCTTTAGAACTTCATTCTCACGGCCGGCGATGATGATCTCACAGCCGGCGGTTTCTTCGTATAGCTGCCGAGGTTTGCCGGAATTTAAAGGGCTGAAAGTCCAATCCTATTCACTGTTTTCGTTCGCGTCCACGAATTCCAGATATCCTAGGGTTTCCAAGCATAGTGGACGCATTGTTTGCGAAGCTCAGGAAACTGCTATTGACA TTCCAGCTGTGACCGATGAAACATGGCAATCACTTGTGCTCAACGCAGATGGACCTGTACTAGTCGAGTTCTGGGCTCCTTGGTGCGGACCATGCCGCATGATCGATCCCGTAATAGGTGAACTAGCACAGCAATACGCAGGAAAACTCAAGTGCTTCAAACTGAATACAGACGATAGCCCCTCGATCGCTTCCCAATATGGAATCCGAAGCATCCCGACACTCATGATCTTCTTGAATGGTGAGAAAAAAGATGCAGTTATTGGTGCTGTGCCAAAAACTACTCTATCAGCAAGCATAGAGAGATTCTTGTAG